The following are encoded in a window of Streptomyces sp. 11x1 genomic DNA:
- a CDS encoding Zn-dependent alcohol dehydrogenase: MRGVVFDGKRAEVVDDLAVREPGPGEVRVAIAAAGLCHSDLSVVDGTIPFPVPVVLGHEGAGVVAEVGAGVRHVRPGDHVALSTLANCGACADCDRGRPTMCRRAIGRPTRPFSRGGREVFQFAANSAFAEQTVVKAVQAVRIPEDIPLTSAALIGCGVLTGVGAVLNRARVDRGESVVVIGAGGIGLNVVQGARLAGATRVVAVDANPEKEAVARRFGATHFLTSVDGVWDILPTGADHAFECVGRVDLIRQAVDLLDRHGQAILLGVPAATAEASFLVSSLYLDKAILGCRYGSSRPQRDIALYADLYREGRLLLDELVTATYPVEDFAKAAEDAGEGRVARAVLTF; the protein is encoded by the coding sequence ATGCGCGGAGTGGTGTTCGACGGGAAGCGGGCCGAGGTCGTCGACGATCTGGCCGTGCGGGAGCCGGGGCCCGGTGAGGTGCGGGTCGCGATCGCGGCCGCCGGCCTCTGCCACAGCGATCTGTCGGTGGTGGACGGGACCATCCCGTTCCCCGTTCCCGTGGTGCTCGGGCATGAGGGGGCCGGGGTGGTCGCGGAGGTTGGGGCGGGGGTCCGGCACGTCCGGCCCGGGGACCACGTCGCCCTGTCCACCCTCGCCAACTGCGGGGCCTGCGCCGACTGCGACCGGGGGCGGCCGACCATGTGCCGGCGGGCGATCGGGCGGCCCACACGGCCGTTCTCGCGGGGCGGGCGGGAGGTGTTCCAGTTCGCCGCGAACTCCGCCTTCGCGGAGCAGACGGTGGTCAAGGCCGTACAGGCCGTACGGATACCGGAGGACATCCCCTTGACCTCCGCCGCGCTGATCGGGTGCGGGGTGCTGACCGGCGTGGGGGCCGTGCTCAACCGGGCCCGCGTCGACCGGGGGGAGAGTGTCGTCGTCATCGGGGCCGGCGGGATCGGGCTCAACGTGGTGCAGGGCGCGCGGCTCGCGGGCGCCACGCGGGTCGTCGCCGTGGACGCGAATCCGGAGAAGGAGGCGGTGGCGCGGCGGTTCGGCGCCACGCACTTCCTGACGTCCGTGGACGGGGTGTGGGACATCCTCCCCACCGGCGCCGACCACGCGTTCGAGTGCGTCGGGCGGGTCGACCTCATCCGCCAGGCCGTCGACCTGCTGGACCGGCACGGGCAGGCGATCCTGCTCGGGGTGCCGGCCGCGACCGCCGAGGCGTCCTTCCTCGTCTCCTCCCTCTACCTGGACAAGGCGATCCTGGGCTGCCGCTACGGGTCGTCGCGGCCGCAGCGGGACATCGCCCTCTACGCCGACCTGTACCGGGAGGGGCGACTGCTCCTGGACGAACTGGTCACGGCCACCTATCCGGTGGAGGACTTCGCGAAGGCGGCGGAGGACGCGGGGGAGGGGCGGGTGGCCCGGGCGGTGCTCACGTTCTGA
- a CDS encoding helix-turn-helix domain-containing protein, whose amino-acid sequence MPTAPHRVVVLALDGLLPFELGIPQRIFGKARDAAGRPLYEIVTCSIRPPGPVETDADFAVLVPNGPEALATADTVVVPAAYELGPVYEEGVLTPELAAALAHVRPGTRLVSICTGGYVLAAAGYLDGRPATTHWYHAEHFQRLFPKVRVDADVLFVDDGDVLTSAGVAAGIDLCLHLVRRDHGTAVANDVARRTVVPPHRDGGQAQYIQRPLPEAQSATTTAARAWALGRLHEPIQLRDMAARESMSVRTFTRRFREEVGVSPGQWLTQQRVERARHLLESTDLTIDQVAHDAGFGTAQSMRQHLQGALGVTPTAYRRTFRATATAEAATTAEPTIAGAAPKPLRT is encoded by the coding sequence ATGCCCACCGCCCCGCACCGCGTCGTCGTGCTCGCCCTCGACGGTCTGCTCCCCTTCGAGCTCGGCATCCCGCAGCGCATCTTCGGCAAGGCGCGGGACGCGGCGGGACGGCCGCTGTACGAGATCGTCACCTGCTCGATCCGGCCGCCCGGCCCCGTGGAGACGGACGCCGACTTCGCGGTCCTCGTCCCGAACGGCCCGGAGGCCCTCGCCACCGCCGACACGGTCGTCGTACCCGCCGCGTACGAACTCGGCCCCGTCTACGAGGAGGGCGTCCTCACCCCCGAACTGGCCGCCGCCCTCGCCCACGTCCGCCCCGGCACCCGGCTGGTCTCCATCTGCACCGGCGGCTACGTCCTCGCCGCGGCCGGATACCTCGACGGCCGCCCGGCGACCACGCACTGGTACCACGCGGAGCACTTCCAGCGGCTCTTCCCGAAGGTACGGGTCGACGCCGACGTCCTCTTCGTCGACGACGGCGACGTCCTCACCTCGGCCGGTGTCGCGGCCGGGATCGACCTGTGTCTGCATCTCGTACGCCGCGACCACGGCACCGCCGTCGCCAACGACGTGGCCCGGCGCACGGTCGTGCCGCCGCACCGGGACGGCGGTCAGGCCCAGTACATCCAGCGCCCGCTGCCCGAGGCGCAGAGCGCGACCACGACCGCCGCCCGCGCGTGGGCCCTGGGGCGGCTCCACGAACCGATCCAGCTCCGGGACATGGCCGCGCGGGAGTCCATGTCCGTACGCACGTTCACCCGCCGCTTCCGCGAGGAGGTCGGTGTCAGCCCGGGCCAGTGGCTCACCCAGCAGCGCGTCGAACGCGCCCGCCACCTCCTGGAATCCACCGACCTCACCATCGACCAGGTCGCCCATGACGCGGGCTTCGGCACGGCCCAGTCCATGCGGCAGCACCTGCAAGGGGCGCTGGGGGTGACCCCGACGGCATACCGGCGGACGTTCCGCGCCACCGCGACCGCCGAAGCCGCCACGACCGCCGAACCCACCATTGCCGGCGCAGCCCCCAAGCCCCTCAGAACGTGA
- a CDS encoding MFS transporter, with translation MTQTADEADSRAAADSPTAAEPRAAAGSRSDAGADDGTGTGTGTRAGAGAAARPGRIHRAWFVAAVTFVTIIGAAAFRSLPGLLIDPLHAEFDWSRGTIASAVSINLALYGLTAPFAAALMDRFGIRRVVAAALTVIAVGAGATVWMTSAWQLMLCWGLLVGLGSGSMALAFAATVTDRWFTERRGLVSGILTAASASGQLIFLPLLSWIVSERGWRPASVTVALAALAVVPFVWLLLRDHPADVGLKPYGAREFVPKPGPVQGAARRAVRVLSSAMRTGPFWLLAGTFAICGASTNGLIQTHFVPAAHDHGMPITAAASLLAVIGVFDVLGTIASGWFTDRFDSRRLLAVYYAFRGVSLLFLPMLLAPEVHLPMVFFIVFYGLDWVATVPPTMALCREHYGEDSAIVFGWVLASHQVGAALVAFLGGLARDVFGGYDVVWYASGALCAAAALMALVIRRGPVGRAGVPVGV, from the coding sequence ATGACCCAGACAGCCGACGAGGCGGACTCCCGTGCCGCAGCCGACTCCCCTACGGCCGCTGAGCCCCGCGCCGCCGCCGGCTCCCGATCCGACGCGGGTGCTGATGATGGAACGGGAACGGGAACGGGTACGCGAGCCGGAGCCGGAGCCGCTGCCCGGCCGGGCCGGATCCACCGGGCCTGGTTCGTCGCCGCCGTCACCTTCGTGACGATCATCGGCGCGGCGGCCTTCCGTTCGCTGCCGGGGCTGCTGATCGATCCGCTGCACGCGGAGTTCGACTGGTCACGGGGCACGATCGCGTCGGCCGTCTCGATCAACCTCGCGCTGTACGGGCTGACGGCCCCCTTCGCCGCCGCGCTGATGGACCGCTTCGGCATCCGACGGGTCGTCGCGGCGGCGTTGACGGTGATCGCGGTCGGGGCCGGTGCCACGGTGTGGATGACCTCGGCCTGGCAGTTGATGCTCTGCTGGGGGCTGCTGGTGGGGCTGGGGTCCGGCTCGATGGCGCTGGCGTTCGCGGCGACCGTCACCGACCGCTGGTTCACCGAACGGCGGGGTCTGGTCTCGGGCATCCTGACCGCGGCCTCGGCGTCCGGGCAGTTGATCTTCCTGCCGCTGCTGTCGTGGATCGTCTCCGAGCGCGGCTGGCGGCCCGCCTCCGTGACCGTGGCGCTCGCCGCGCTGGCTGTCGTGCCCTTCGTCTGGCTGCTGCTGCGCGACCACCCGGCGGACGTGGGGCTGAAGCCGTACGGGGCGCGGGAGTTCGTGCCGAAGCCGGGACCGGTGCAGGGGGCCGCGCGGCGGGCGGTACGGGTGCTGTCGTCGGCGATGCGGACGGGGCCGTTCTGGCTGCTGGCCGGCACGTTCGCGATCTGCGGTGCGTCGACCAACGGCCTCATCCAGACGCACTTCGTGCCCGCCGCCCACGACCACGGCATGCCGATCACGGCGGCGGCCTCGCTACTGGCGGTCATCGGGGTCTTCGACGTCCTCGGCACGATCGCCTCGGGCTGGTTCACGGACCGCTTCGACTCACGGCGGCTGCTGGCGGTGTACTACGCGTTCCGGGGCGTCTCGCTGCTCTTCCTCCCGATGCTGCTGGCGCCCGAGGTCCATCTCCCGATGGTCTTCTTCATCGTCTTCTACGGCCTCGACTGGGTGGCCACCGTGCCGCCCACCATGGCGCTGTGCCGCGAGCACTACGGCGAGGACAGCGCCATCGTCTTCGGCTGGGTCCTGGCCTCGCACCAGGTCGGCGCGGCCCTCGTCGCCTTCCTCGGCGGCCTCGCCCGCGACGTCTTCGGCGGGTACGACGTGGTCTGGTACGCCTCGGGCGCGCTGTGCGCGGCGGCGGCCCTGATGGCGCTGGTGATCCGGCGAGGACCGGTGGGGAGGGCGGGGGTGCCGGTGGGGGTCTGA
- a CDS encoding helix-turn-helix transcriptional regulator encodes MSERGSWNELRDEALASPAARGAYDAARIRFELGRAVRERREALGMTQAQLAQRAGMLQPAVARFEAGGTMPTLPLLERFAAALGMRLHVGFEPLDRAG; translated from the coding sequence ATGAGTGAGCGCGGAAGCTGGAACGAACTGCGGGACGAAGCCCTCGCCTCACCGGCGGCGCGCGGGGCGTACGACGCGGCTCGCATCCGCTTTGAACTGGGCCGGGCGGTCCGGGAGCGGCGTGAGGCGCTGGGCATGACACAGGCGCAGCTCGCACAGAGAGCGGGGATGCTCCAGCCGGCCGTGGCGCGGTTCGAGGCCGGCGGCACCATGCCCACACTCCCCCTCCTCGAACGGTTCGCCGCCGCCCTCGGCATGCGCCTGCACGTCGGCTTCGAGCCGCTCGACCGCGCGGGCTGA
- a CDS encoding type II toxin-antitoxin system RelE/ParE family toxin: protein MTWGEVEPEVERWFLGLSAGHRGTVAFYVDLLAAQGPLLSEPYSRQLDGKLRELRFHLDTDAVRITYWTASGRRIILLTAFRKRRMRETAEVTRARRAMVRCVEERHTVDEV from the coding sequence ATGACGTGGGGTGAAGTGGAGCCGGAGGTGGAGCGGTGGTTCCTGGGGCTGTCCGCCGGGCATCGAGGTACGGTCGCGTTCTACGTCGACCTGCTTGCCGCCCAGGGCCCGCTGCTCAGCGAGCCCTACTCGCGCCAGCTGGACGGCAAGCTGCGAGAACTGCGGTTCCATCTGGACACCGATGCGGTCAGGATCACGTACTGGACCGCCTCCGGGCGGCGGATCATTCTGCTGACGGCGTTCCGCAAGCGGCGGATGCGCGAGACCGCGGAGGTCACCCGCGCCCGCAGGGCCATGGTGCGCTGCGTCGAGGAACGCCACACAGTGGACGAGGTGTGA
- a CDS encoding flavin reductase family protein — protein MGHAGMAAAAVRYLRAAPADRVRGAAHAPPVVDALPRPDLRCVGEHERAPVDQAEFRRVLGHFATGVTVITAPGTPPADDPAARPGERTSTRPGQRTGAHADGDLHGQPSDLPAGFACQSFSALSLDPPLVVFMVGRTSTTWPRIARAGVFCVNILGADQGELCRRFAVSGADKFADVDHTPAPATGSPRLTGAPAWIDCTIQAVHPGGDHLIVVGRVESLGTDTEAAPPLLFHRGRFGELRA, from the coding sequence ATGGGACACGCGGGAATGGCGGCAGCCGCCGTCCGCTATCTGAGAGCGGCCCCGGCGGACAGGGTCCGTGGGGCGGCGCACGCGCCCCCGGTCGTCGACGCCCTGCCCCGCCCTGACCTGCGCTGCGTCGGCGAGCACGAGCGGGCACCGGTCGACCAGGCCGAGTTCCGCCGCGTCCTGGGCCACTTCGCGACGGGCGTCACGGTGATCACGGCCCCGGGAACCCCACCGGCCGACGACCCCGCCGCGCGCCCCGGTGAACGCACCAGCACGCGTCCCGGGCAGCGCACCGGCGCGCACGCCGACGGCGACCTCCACGGTCAACCCTCCGACCTCCCGGCCGGCTTCGCCTGCCAGTCCTTCTCCGCGCTCTCCCTCGACCCGCCCCTCGTCGTCTTCATGGTCGGCCGTACGTCGACGACCTGGCCCCGGATCGCCCGCGCGGGCGTGTTCTGTGTGAACATACTCGGCGCGGATCAGGGTGAGTTGTGCCGGCGGTTCGCGGTGAGCGGCGCGGACAAGTTCGCCGACGTCGACCACACCCCGGCCCCCGCGACGGGCTCCCCCCGCCTCACCGGCGCCCCCGCCTGGATCGACTGCACGATCCAGGCCGTGCACCCGGGCGGCGACCACCTGATCGTGGTGGGCCGCGTGGAGTCCCTGGGCACCGACACCGAAGCGGCACCACCGCTGCTGTTCCACCGGGGCCGATTCGGGGAGCTCAGGGCCTGA
- a CDS encoding enoyl-CoA hydratase-related protein, which yields MSASPLEHPEKSRDSLIRHATDNAVSWITLNRPEAMNAITPDQREHLIRLLSEASADHTVRAVVITATGRGFCTGADLRGSATDGGERVPGDVARVIRLGAQRLIAAVLDCEKPVIAAVNGTAAGIGAHLAFACDLVLAAEEARFIEVFVRRGLVPDGGGAYLLPRLIGPRRAKELMFFGDALSATEAERLGLVNRVVPAEDLEKTARAWAERLAAGPTRALASTKHLVNTSLDTDRATAFAAEAAAQEINMTTADAQEGVASFVERRTPRFKGR from the coding sequence ATGTCCGCTTCCCCCCTTGAACATCCCGAAAAATCCCGTGACTCATTGATACGGCACGCCACTGACAACGCCGTCTCGTGGATCACGCTCAACCGCCCCGAGGCGATGAACGCCATCACCCCCGACCAGCGAGAACACCTCATCCGACTCCTCTCCGAGGCCTCCGCCGACCACACCGTGCGCGCGGTGGTGATCACCGCCACGGGCCGCGGCTTCTGCACGGGCGCGGACCTGCGGGGCTCGGCGACGGACGGCGGGGAGCGGGTGCCCGGTGACGTGGCGCGCGTCATCCGGCTCGGCGCCCAGCGCCTGATCGCGGCCGTACTCGACTGCGAGAAGCCGGTGATCGCGGCGGTGAACGGCACCGCGGCCGGTATCGGCGCGCACCTCGCTTTCGCCTGCGACCTGGTCCTGGCGGCCGAAGAGGCCCGTTTCATCGAGGTGTTCGTCCGGCGCGGGCTGGTCCCCGACGGCGGCGGCGCGTATCTGCTCCCCCGCCTCATCGGCCCGCGGCGGGCGAAGGAGCTGATGTTCTTCGGCGACGCCCTGTCCGCCACCGAGGCGGAGCGCCTCGGCCTCGTCAACCGTGTCGTTCCCGCCGAGGACCTGGAGAAGACGGCCCGCGCGTGGGCGGAACGCCTGGCCGCCGGCCCGACCCGGGCCCTGGCTTCGACCAAGCACCTGGTCAACACCTCCCTCGACACCGACCGCGCCACCGCCTTCGCCGCCGAGGCCGCCGCGCAGGAGATCAACATGACGACGGCCGACGCCCAGGAGGGCGTGGCGAGCTTCGTGGAACGACGGACACCGCGTTTCAAGGGCCGCTGA
- a CDS encoding acetate--CoA ligase family protein: MLGSTHGTLTTDSRRARAIACGEHPAQVVHGRPAEAGDLDVSGRPLYADVPDLDRFFRPESVAVVGASDAEGRPNTGITRQLLAWSERVGARLHPVHPTRESVFGIPCAPSVAALPEQVDLAVLLVSDPLPVIGELAEAKVKFAVAFASGFAETGAEGAAAQERLAAAVARADGLRLLGPNTNLNAFERFRDDLDGPAIALITQSGHQGRPVFSLQELGIRLSHWAPTGNEADLETADFISYFAERPEVGAIAAYVEGLKDGRAFLLAADRAARRGVPVVAVKVGRTETGARTAASHTGKLTGADAVVDAAMRQFGVIRVDGLDELQDTATLLARAGRPRVPGSPVARPEGVVVYSISGGTGAHFADLATEAGLPLPTLSEAKQAELHQWIPDYLSVANPVDNGGHPVGDWRGPRILDAILDDPEVGVLICPITGPFPPMSDKLAQDLVDAAERTDKLVCVVWGSPVGTEAAYRETLLGSSRVATFRTFANCITAVRAHLDHSRFTAAYRSPFDEAPRSPSPSFRKAQALMRPGQQLSEHAAKQLLRAYGIRVPREQLVTSAAAAVRAASLVGYPVVMKASGASIAHKTELGLVKIGLTSASQIRDAYRELTDIARYEDVSLDGVLVCQMVERGVEMVVGVTHDDLFGPTVTVGLGGVLVEVLRDSAVRVPPFGEDQAHAMLAELRGRALLDGVRGAPPSDVDALVEVVLRVQRMALELGDQIAELDINPLMVLPRGQGAVALDALAVCR, translated from the coding sequence ATGCTTGGATCAACCCACGGCACCCTCACCACCGACTCCCGCCGGGCACGGGCCATCGCGTGCGGCGAGCACCCCGCACAGGTCGTGCACGGCAGGCCCGCCGAGGCAGGCGACCTCGATGTCAGCGGACGCCCGTTGTACGCAGACGTCCCCGATCTGGACCGTTTCTTCCGGCCGGAGTCCGTGGCCGTCGTCGGCGCCTCGGACGCGGAGGGCCGGCCGAACACCGGGATCACCCGCCAACTGCTCGCCTGGTCCGAACGCGTCGGCGCCCGGCTCCACCCCGTGCACCCCACCCGGGAGTCGGTCTTCGGCATCCCTTGTGCCCCTTCCGTCGCCGCGCTGCCCGAACAGGTCGACCTGGCCGTCCTCCTCGTCTCCGACCCCCTCCCTGTGATCGGCGAACTGGCCGAGGCCAAGGTGAAGTTCGCCGTCGCCTTCGCCTCCGGTTTCGCCGAGACCGGCGCGGAGGGTGCCGCCGCCCAGGAGCGGCTGGCCGCCGCCGTGGCCCGGGCCGACGGCCTGCGGCTGCTCGGCCCCAACACCAACCTCAACGCCTTCGAGCGCTTCCGCGACGACCTCGACGGCCCGGCGATCGCGCTGATCACCCAGTCCGGCCACCAGGGCCGCCCCGTCTTCTCCCTCCAGGAACTCGGCATCCGCCTCTCCCACTGGGCCCCCACCGGCAACGAGGCCGACCTGGAGACCGCCGACTTCATCTCCTACTTCGCCGAACGCCCCGAAGTGGGCGCCATCGCCGCGTACGTCGAGGGCCTCAAGGACGGCCGCGCCTTCCTCCTCGCCGCCGACCGTGCCGCCCGGCGCGGTGTCCCCGTCGTCGCCGTCAAGGTCGGCCGCACCGAGACCGGCGCCCGGACCGCCGCCTCCCACACCGGCAAGCTCACCGGCGCGGACGCCGTCGTCGACGCGGCGATGCGGCAGTTCGGAGTGATCCGCGTCGACGGGCTCGATGAACTCCAGGACACGGCGACCCTGTTGGCACGGGCCGGGCGACCGCGCGTCCCGGGGTCGCCCGTGGCGAGGCCCGAAGGCGTCGTCGTCTATTCGATCTCGGGCGGCACGGGCGCGCACTTCGCCGACCTGGCCACCGAGGCCGGACTGCCCCTCCCCACGCTCTCCGAGGCCAAGCAGGCCGAGCTGCACCAGTGGATCCCCGACTATCTGAGCGTCGCCAACCCCGTCGACAACGGCGGCCACCCGGTGGGTGACTGGCGCGGCCCCCGCATCCTCGACGCGATCCTCGACGACCCGGAGGTGGGGGTGCTGATCTGCCCCATCACCGGCCCCTTCCCGCCCATGAGCGACAAGCTCGCCCAGGACCTGGTGGACGCGGCGGAGCGGACGGACAAGCTGGTGTGCGTGGTGTGGGGGTCGCCGGTGGGCACCGAGGCCGCGTACCGCGAGACGCTGCTCGGGTCGTCCCGGGTGGCGACCTTCCGCACCTTCGCCAACTGCATCACGGCCGTCCGCGCCCACCTCGACCACTCGCGCTTCACGGCCGCCTACCGCTCCCCCTTCGACGAGGCACCCCGCTCCCCCTCGCCCTCCTTCCGCAAGGCGCAGGCGCTGATGCGGCCGGGGCAGCAGCTGAGCGAACACGCGGCCAAGCAGTTGCTGCGGGCGTACGGCATCCGCGTGCCGCGCGAGCAGTTGGTGACCAGCGCGGCGGCGGCCGTACGCGCGGCGAGTCTCGTCGGCTACCCGGTGGTGATGAAGGCGTCCGGCGCGAGCATCGCCCACAAGACGGAGCTCGGCCTGGTGAAGATCGGCCTGACCTCCGCGAGCCAGATCCGCGACGCCTATCGCGAACTCACCGACATCGCCCGCTACGAGGACGTCTCCCTCGACGGGGTACTGGTGTGCCAGATGGTGGAGCGGGGCGTGGAGATGGTCGTGGGCGTGACCCACGACGACCTCTTCGGGCCCACGGTCACCGTCGGCCTCGGCGGTGTCCTCGTGGAGGTGCTCCGCGACTCCGCCGTACGGGTGCCGCCCTTCGGCGAGGACCAGGCCCACGCCATGCTCGCCGAACTGCGCGGGCGGGCCCTGCTGGACGGGGTGCGCGGGGCTCCCCCGTCCGACGTGGACGCCCTCGTGGAGGTCGTGCTCCGCGTGCAGCGCATGGCGCTCGAACTCGGGGACCAGATAGCGGAGCTGGACATCAACCCCCTGATGGTGCTGCCGAGGGGGCAGGGGGCGGTGGCCCTGGACGCGCTGGCGGTGTGCCGCTGA